Proteins encoded by one window of Tepidibacillus fermentans:
- a CDS encoding type II secretion system F family protein, translating into MNKILWFSRKWDDSLRIEFSRLMKVQIRNGIPLTQGIRLIKDVLPNKVSHDLDHFIYWMEQGETISATLQKLQFPKTYVSFITIGESHGDLALAFEQCESYYQQKYQFKNTVRNAVSYPIFLLLLIILLFLFFTTILLPQFLQLYVTLQIEIPSTTRLIFTIFKWFHDYKLWILLSASVSFIVIYYLLRKKVYHKKIKLWMLHFPGLKKYWLQKYTFLFSSNLSLFLNHGISLMTGINILSESNEILVQEASKRIKKSLYEGESLSETIVKENIFLPSFFEMVRFYESVGSLDIGMKQYAEELQKQIESELKRKLKWLEPILISLTGVFVFVLIYILFSPIFSLIQSI; encoded by the coding sequence ATGAATAAGATTTTATGGTTTTCACGAAAATGGGATGATTCTTTACGGATTGAGTTCAGTCGACTCATGAAGGTACAGATTCGAAATGGAATCCCGTTAACGCAAGGAATTCGCTTAATCAAAGACGTTTTACCAAATAAGGTTAGTCATGATCTCGATCATTTTATTTATTGGATGGAGCAAGGAGAAACGATATCCGCTACGTTACAAAAGCTTCAATTTCCGAAAACTTATGTTTCTTTTATCACTATTGGGGAAAGTCATGGAGACTTAGCTTTAGCTTTTGAACAATGTGAGTCGTATTATCAACAAAAATATCAATTTAAAAATACTGTACGAAATGCTGTATCATATCCAATTTTTCTTCTACTATTGATCATTCTTTTATTCCTGTTTTTCACCACGATTTTGCTTCCCCAGTTTCTACAATTATATGTGACACTTCAAATTGAAATCCCATCTACAACTCGGTTGATTTTCACAATTTTTAAGTGGTTTCACGACTATAAATTATGGATTTTACTTTCTGCATCTGTAAGTTTCATTGTTATTTATTATCTTTTAAGAAAGAAAGTTTATCATAAAAAAATAAAATTATGGATGCTTCATTTTCCAGGATTGAAAAAATATTGGTTACAAAAATATACCTTTTTATTTAGTTCGAATTTAAGTCTTTTCTTAAATCATGGAATATCCTTAATGACAGGAATCAATATACTTTCGGAGTCTAATGAGATCTTGGTACAAGAAGCTAGTAAAAGGATAAAAAAATCATTATACGAAGGTGAAAGTCTATCAGAAACAATCGTAAAAGAGAACATATTTTTACCTTCTTTTTTTGAGATGGTACGGTTTTATGAATCAGTCGGTTCATTAGATATCGGGATGAAACAGTATGCAGAAGAATTACAAAAACAAATCGAATCGGAATTGAAACGAAAACTAAAGTGGCTTGAACCTATCTTAATTTCTTTGACAGGGGTATTTGTATTTGTGTTAATTTACATTTTGTTTTCACCTATTTTTTCATTAATTCAATCGATTTAG
- a CDS encoding competence type IV pilus major pilin ComGC, with protein MKMITSVKKNNKGFTLIEILVVIFIIGIILAIATPNLKASGEKAQKKACLANQKLIQVQLENYYLEHHAYPNSSTFVTDLAKEGLLNSVITCPSGGTYSFDPNYVDPSTNLTRVKVSCSIASHNE; from the coding sequence ATGAAGATGATCACTTCTGTTAAGAAAAACAATAAAGGATTTACGCTGATCGAGATTTTAGTGGTTATATTCATTATTGGTATAATTTTGGCAATTGCTACTCCTAATTTAAAAGCATCAGGAGAGAAGGCGCAGAAAAAAGCTTGTCTAGCCAATCAAAAATTAATTCAAGTTCAATTAGAAAATTATTATCTCGAACATCATGCCTATCCGAATTCCTCAACTTTTGTGACAGATTTAGCGAAAGAAGGGCTTCTAAATTCCGTTATTACTTGTCCATCAGGGGGAACCTATTCCTTTGATCCTAATTATGTAGATCCATCAACAAATTTAACACGAGTAAAAGTAAGCTGTAGTATCGCTTCACATAATGAATAA
- a CDS encoding prepilin-type N-terminal cleavage/methylation domain-containing protein produces MDIRKHKGFIQLEVVFVLFMIGMLLSFSIPSFRNFQERSELEQWVDQFLADYFWAQQEAVHTDKWVEIVFNSDAHFYLIRNERGLIKKVQYSNNIFISENFLNHRIMFNAFGQLAYRNGTIDVVSPSGERQLVIQLETGQIHVKK; encoded by the coding sequence ATGGATATACGAAAACATAAAGGGTTTATTCAACTTGAAGTGGTTTTTGTTCTTTTTATGATTGGGATGCTTTTATCTTTTTCTATCCCGTCTTTTCGTAATTTCCAAGAACGGTCTGAGCTAGAACAATGGGTAGATCAATTTTTAGCAGATTATTTTTGGGCACAACAAGAAGCAGTACATACAGATAAATGGGTGGAAATTGTTTTCAATTCTGATGCCCATTTTTATCTCATTCGTAATGAACGAGGACTGATCAAAAAAGTGCAGTATAGTAATAATATTTTCATCTCAGAAAATTTCTTAAATCACCGTATCATGTTTAATGCCTTTGGACAATTAGCTTATCGAAATGGAACTATTGATGTAGTCTCTCCATCGGGAGAAAGACAATTAGTGATTCAATTAGAAACGGGGCAGATTCATGTTAAAAAATAA
- a CDS encoding shikimate kinase, with amino-acid sequence MINDKQHLIFIGFMGVGKSTIGKELSRQLHLPFIDLDEEIVRRENRTISEIFQSEGESFFRKVESEIFADIVQNKKPSVIATGGGIILSDQNRSLMKPHLTILLEASLDSLFDRVTKQQQDRPLLKTDTDMKLRMKELYHQRLRLYRQSADFIILTDNKSVDSIIEEIQNKLGLK; translated from the coding sequence ATGATTAACGACAAACAACATCTCATTTTCATTGGTTTTATGGGAGTAGGGAAAAGTACAATTGGCAAGGAATTATCTAGACAACTTCATCTTCCCTTTATTGATCTTGATGAAGAAATTGTACGTAGAGAAAATAGAACAATTTCTGAGATTTTTCAATCAGAAGGCGAATCTTTTTTTCGTAAAGTGGAGTCCGAAATATTTGCAGATATTGTTCAAAATAAGAAGCCATCCGTTATTGCAACAGGAGGCGGGATTATCTTATCGGATCAAAATCGATCATTGATGAAACCACATTTGACGATTTTATTAGAGGCATCGCTGGATAGTTTATTTGATCGGGTGACCAAGCAACAACAGGATCGTCCTTTATTAAAAACGGATACAGATATGAAGCTCCGAATGAAAGAGCTTTATCATCAGCGTTTACGACTATATCGTCAATCCGCGGATTTTATCATTCTAACAGATAATAAGAGTGTAGATTCAATTATAGAGGAAATCCAAAATAAATTAGGTTTGAAATGA
- a CDS encoding YqzE family protein, which translates to MKSNDFVKYLTVQLMERMDQPQKIRSAEKKHKESFSHHWFGLIPLSLKMWAKRFQKNV; encoded by the coding sequence ATGAAATCAAATGATTTTGTAAAATACTTAACTGTTCAATTGATGGAACGAATGGACCAACCCCAAAAAATAAGATCAGCAGAAAAGAAACATAAAGAATCATTTTCTCATCATTGGTTTGGTCTAATACCACTTTCATTAAAAATGTGGGCAAAACGGTTTCAAAAAAATGTGTAA